From Pleurocapsa sp. PCC 7319:
TCTAAAATTAACTGGGATAAATTTTCTGTCTCAAAAAGAACAGTACTGCTCTGAATGAAATTTAATCAACAGCTTGAAATGCTGTGAATAAAATGTATTTTGTGGATTTGTGTCATCTTAATAAAGGCGTAAATTGATTAGTTAAGGTTGGCAATGGATTACAAAAACAAAATTTTAGACGAAATTGAGACTATTTCCGAATCATTGTTGCCTGAGGTGTTAAATTTTATCCAATCCCTCAAATCGAAATCGACGGACGCTCCCAAGACAAATCTGGTTAGCAACTCGCAATTATCCCATCCTAAGGAAGAAGTGATTATCTATACAGATGGTGCTTGCACTGGCAATCCTGGTGCGGGGGGATATGGTGCAGTACTCATCTTTGGAGATCGACGACAGGAAATTTCTGGTGGGTATCAACTCACTACCAATAATCGCATGGAAATGATGGGAGCGATCACTGCCTTAAAATCCTTGGAACATAAGTCCAAGGTAAAACTTCACAGCGACTCTAAGTATATTGTCGATGCCATAGTCAAAGGCTGGGCTAAAAAATGGCAAGCCAACGGTTGGAAAAGAAATAAAAAAGAAATGGCTAAAAATCCCGATCTGTGGCAACAATTACTAGAACTCTGTCAAATCCACGATGTTGAATTTGTTTGGGTAAAAGGTCATGCCGGAATCCCCGAAAATGAAAGATGCGATCGCCTTGCTGTTAGTGCAGCACAACAGGGAAACTTAGCAACAGATCAAGGATATATTAGCTAAGGCTCTACTGATTACTGATTACTGATTACTGATTACTGATTACTGATTACTGATTACTGATTACTGATTACTGACTTTAAGGCCAAGTCAATTTTAGATTTTTGAGGTTGGGTAATTTCAGCAATTATGTCGGGGCCAAAAAACTTCTCAATTTTTTCTCGTCTTTCTTGCCATTGTTCTAGGGAGAAAAATGGTGAATCAAATTCCATCAATAAAGTGTAAGCACCATCTCTAGATTGCTCTTGAATACCAACTAACTCTGGTCTGTCTGCATCTGAAGGACTTAAACCTAATTTCTCTAAGGATTCGTCTAAATGTGCTTCCTGTCCATAGCGATAGCGAGTCACATCTTTCCGTAACTGTTCTTGGGTTGGAGTAGCCTGCGATCGCAGTTTTTCAACTTCAGGAGTAGTTTCAGTAGTATAAGGTACTGGCTTTAATTCGGCAGCCTTGAGAGCCAAACCACCTAATAACAAAGGAATTCCATAAAAGAAACCCGCTAAATTAAGAGTGTTCATGCCGACAGCATAGGCATAAAAACCAACAGCAGTTAGAATTCCTCCAACAGTTAAGCCTACAGCCGCCAATGGTATTTTACGCAACATAATAAAAAATTGTTTAAATTTGTCAATATTGTCTATTCTAGAGCTATTGGATACTCGAATTAAATAAATTATGGATCAAGTTGATATTAAAGCGAGAATTACTCAGATAGCCTCAAAAAGAGATTCTCTAGTGGAATTACTGGAAAGACCTAATTTAGGAACTCTGAGAATAGATGTAGACCAAGCATTAGAAGAATTAGACGAATTAATTGAAGAGTTTAACGAAACTTTTCCTGAAGAGAATTCTTAGAACTAGATCCCAAAATTTAAGAAAGACACTTGGAGATTGACACGGTGAAATATTTCTTTCTGAGTGATGGCTGGACATATGGTAGAGTATGGGAATTCGGAGGACTTTGGGATCAAAATAGTTGGGGACGCAAACCAAAAATCAAACGACTCAATTGTGGCACTAAACAGCAAGGAGAAACTTTATGGCTTCATGCTGTAGAAGATGCTGTGCTGATGGTTGAGGTTCAACCTCATACAAAAACTCAAAATATATCTTCTAGTATTGGTCAAGTTGTACTCAAGCGTTTAATTAGTGCTGAACAAGTAATCGAAGTTTTGACTCGTTCCGAATCAATTTTCAACTCGTCTGAATAAATTAGAAACCAAACAACTCAGAATTAATTTATCCTCATCTTTGTCATATAAGTTAACTTTTGTCGATAACTATCGATAAATCTTGCAATAGGTTCTAACAATAGTTACACTTCTTTAAATAATAGTAATTTCAAGGGATGCTTGAATAAGCTCATTTTTTTGTTGGTTAGTTTCAGGATTTCCTGGTCAACCACAAGGTTTGAGGCATAAATACAGATTACAAAATAACAGTCAACGTTGATGCTCTAATTAAACCTATAGCATTTGCGTAAGCCAGAAATATCTGGTTCAACTAGACAAATTATTTAATGAATAGGAGGAGCGTAGTCTATGGGACTACCTTGGTATCGAGTTCACACAGTCGTCCTGAATGACCCAGGAAGGCTTATATCAGTTCATCTAATGCACACCGCTTTAGTAGCAGGGTGGGCGGGGTCTATGGCTCTATTTGAGTTGGCAACTTTTGATCCCAGCGATTCTGTACTTAACCCCATGTGGCGGCAGGGTATGTTCGTCTTGCCTTTTATGGCTCGTTTAGGTGTAGATACATCTTGGGGTGGCTGGAGTGTTACTGGTGAAACTGGACTAAATCCCGGTTTTTGGTCTTTTGAAGGTGTTGCGATCGCGCATATCGTATTATCCGGGTTGCTGTTCTTGGCAGCAGTTTGGCATTGGGTGTACTGGGATCTAGATTTATTTGTAGATCCTCGTACTGGTCAGACAGCTTTGGATTTACCCAAAATGTTTGGTATTCATTTGTTCTTGTCTGGTCTTCTTTGTTTCGGTTTTGGAGCATTTCACCTCACAGGTTTGTGGGGACCAGGAATGTGGGTATCAGACGCATTTGGTGTGACTGGTCATGTCCAACCAGTGGCTCCTGAATGGGGTCCATCAGGGTTTAATCCCTTTAACCCTGGCGGTGTTGTAGCGCACCACATTGCTGCTGGTGTGGTCGGAATTATTGCTGGTTTATTTCATCTCAGTGTTCGTCCTCCAGAAAGACTATATAAGGCTCTCAGGATGGGTAATATTGAAACAGTTCTCTCCAGTAGTATTGCGGCAGTATTCTTCGCGGCATTCGTGGTGACAGGAACTATGTGGTACGGTAATGCCACTACTCCTATCGAATTGTTTGGACCTACTCGTTATCAGTGGGATTCGGGGTACTTTAAACAGGAAATGGAACGACGTGTTGAAACCAGCATGGATGATGGCTTAACTCGCTCCGAAGCTTGGTCAAGAATTCCTGAGAAACTTGCCTTCTACGACTATGTAGGAAATAGTCCCGCTAAGGGAGGTTTATTCCGTACCGGCGCAATGGATAGTGGTGATGGTATTGCCCAAGAGTGGTTAGGACACGCTGTATTCACTGATAGTGAAGGTCGTGAACTGGAGGCTCGTCGTATGCCTAACTTCTTTGAAACCTTCCCTGTTATTTTGACAGATGCAGATGGAGTTGTCAGAGCCGATATACCTTTCCGTCGTGCAGAATCTAAACTGAGTGTAGAACAAAGTGGAGTTAACGTCAGCTTCTATGGTGGTGCTTTAGATGGTCAGACATTTAACGATGCACCAACTGTCAAAAAATATGCTCGTAAAGCGCAACTAGGTGAAGCTTTCTCGTTTGACACAGAAACTTTAGACTCTGACGGTGTATTCCGTACTAGTCCTCGAGGTTGGTTCACTTTCGGTCACGCTTGTTTCGCTCTATTATTCTTCTTTGGTCATATTTGGCATGGTTCTCGTACTTTGTACAGAGATGTATTTGCTGGTGTTGACCCTGAACTAGAAGAGGAGCAAGTAGAATGGGGCTTCTATCAAAAAGTGGGTGATAAATCTACTCGTTCCCAACAAGAAGCCTAGAAATTTCTCTAAGCTGTTTTAAAGCATAATTTGAAGAGGGAAGATGGTAAATGTATAATAGTTTTTATTTTTTATCATCTTCCTTCTGGCTAAGATTTTAATCAGTTGAGAGAATTCTGAAGAATAGTAATTTTGTTGGTAGAATAACAAGTAAAGGCATTTTAGGAATTTAAATATGGAAGCTGTTGCATACATTTTAGTTTTGACTATGGCACTCGCAGTTCTCTTTTTTGCGATCGCCTTCCGTGAACCTCCCCGTATTGAAAAGTAATTAAATTTTAAGTAGCTTAGAGTTAAGCATTTTGAAGATTTTTTCTTTTCTGAGTCTTTTTCCCTCATAGTCTGTTACAAGACAGATTATGATATGGGAAATGGCTCAGATTTGTCGTTTATATTGATTATCATGTAGCCCATTGATCACAAACATTAATTATTAGATTCATGCATTGTCCGAATTGCCAGCACACAGAAAGTCGAGTTTTAGAGTCTCGTTCTACAGAAAGTGGGCAGAGTATTCGTCGTCGTAGAGAGTGTCTCAACTGTAAACAACGTTTTACCACCTACGAGAGAATTGAGTTTGTTCCCATTACAGTAATCAAGAGAGATAGTAGTAGAGAGTCTTTTGACCGTTCTAAGCTTATTCGAGGAATAGTACGAGCTTGTGAAAAGACCACAGTATCATATCAAAAAATTGAAACAATTGTTGATGACATTGAAGCTAAACTCCAACAAAATTCAGGTAAAGAGTTCCACAGCAGGGACATCGGAGAACTGGTTTTGAACAACTTGCGTCACGAGAATGAAGTGGCTTACATTCGCTTCGCTTCAGTTTACCGAAAATTTCAGGGAATTAAAGACTTTATTGAAACTTTAAATCTACTTCAAAGTGAAAATTCTCAAGCGCAAGATTTAATCTGGCAAGATGGGGAAAACCCAACTTCATCTCCTCAGATTATTGACTGTATTTCATAGAATTGAGCAGCTAGTTTTTTAGGTGGTAATACGATAGTCTGTAAGTGGCGAAACAGTAATGACATCAGTAAAACAAACATCACGATAAAATACCAACTAAACTCAATTTTTTAGGCGACTTTTTCGGTACCAAAAGCAACCAAGAATCATAAAAAAAAGTTACAGTTAACCCAATAAAAAGTTAGAATGATATAATGCCATCTTGCCGACAAGCAAATGTATTTCATTTGCAACTACTTTTTAAAGGTCATACCTTAAATTCATTTTCGGTATCTGAAAACTAAGTGAATGTAGGTGTAGGCTGCACAATAATCAGGTGAGTGTACATCAAGCAGGAGGCTCATCAATCAAAAATATAAGAAAATACAACAAGGACATCTAACCCATATGGTCAATCAGCAAGCAAACAGTACTCAAGATATTGGTTTCACTCACGAAGATTTCGCAGCTCTCCTTGATAAATATGACTATCACTTCAGTCCTGGGGATATAGTAGCGGGAACAGTTTTTAGTATGGAACCAAGGGGAGCTCTGATTGACATTGGTGCTAAAACAGCTGCTTATATTCCGATTCAGGAAATGTCAATTAACCGCGTTGACAACCCTAGCGAAGTACTTCAAGCAGATGAAACCAGAGAGTTTTTCATTTTAACTGATGAAAATGAAGATGGACAGCTAACCCTTTCTATAAGACGTATTGAGTATATGCGTGCCTGGGAACGGGTTAGACAACTACAGCAAGAAGATGCCACGGTGCGCTCCAATGTATTTGCCACTAATCGTGGTGGTGCGTTAGTTAGAATTGAAGGGTTAAGAGGCTTTATTCCTGGTTCTCACATCAGCGCGAGGGAAACCAAAGAAGATTTAGTAGGGGAAGATTTACCACTCAAATTTTTAGAAGTAGATGAAGAACGTAATCGATTAGTTCTTAGTCATCGTCGAGCCTTAGTAGAGCGTAAGATGAATGGCTTAGAAGTAGGTCAGGTCGTCAAAGGTTCTGTGCGTGGTATCAAGCCTTATGGTGCATTTATTGACATTGGTGGGGTTAGCGGATTACTTCATATTTCCGAGATATCTCACGATCATATCGATACTCCCCACAGCGTATTTGGTGTGAATGATGAGCTAAAAGTAATGATTATCGACCTAGATGCCGAAAGAGGTCGTATATCTCTTTCCACTAAGCAGCTAGAGCCAGAACCTGGTGATATGCTCAAAAATAGAGAGATAGTATTTGAAAAAGCCGAAGAAATGGCTGAAAAGTATCGCCAGAAACTATTGGCTGAAGCGGAAGGAATTACTCTAGAAGAAGAGATTCCCTCAGCATCGGAAGAGCCTGTTGTAGCAGAAGATGCCGAGGAGACAGTAGTAAATGAGACTACAGATACAGAAGATGTAGAGGAAACAGTAGACGAAACTACAGAGGAAACAGTAGACGAAACTACAGAGGAAACAGTAGACGAAACTACAGAGGAAACAGTAGACGAAACTACAGAGGAAACAGTAGACGAAACTACAGAGGAAACAGTAGACGAAACTACAGAGGAAACAGTAGCAGTGGATTCTACCGAAGATTCTGAAGGAGAGATGGTAGGTGCTGCGGCAGAAGAATAAGTTTTATTGTGATTAGTTGCAAAATAGTATTTAGAGAGGATTATTTTCCTCTCTTTTTTATTAACTGTTTATCATAGGAGAAAGCCCTTGTCGATCGCGATCGCTTGCCAAGATCTAAAATTTGAAGACATATCTGCCATTATTTTTGATAAAGATGGTACTTTAGAAAATTCTTTAGTTTTTTGGCGAGAAGTAGGTATTAGAAGAGCCCGTATAATTGATGCTCAGATTCCAGGGGTGGGAGAGCCTTTGCTGATGTCATTTGGCATTCAGGACAATGCCTTAGATCCTACAGGTTTGTTAGCAGTTGGTAGCCGACAGGAAAATGAAATTGCGGCCGCAGCTTACATTGCTGAGACAGGACGAAGCTGGTTCGAGGCGAAACAAATTGCTCAAGAGGCGTTTAGAGAAGTATCAGAATCCAAATATTTGATTAAAAATCCTGAATCTGCCCCATTATTTCCTGAAGTGAGAGCAACACTTGAATTTTTAGCTAGTAAAGGTTTAAAATTGGGAATTCTATCTGCAGATTCAACGGAGGAAGTGACAAACTTTGTAGTCAATCATCAGCTTGAGGACTACATCAAGCTAAATATGGGAGTAGACGATGAAATTACTAAGCCAGATCCCAGACTGTTTATAGAAGCTTGCCAAGCACTAGAGGTTAGTCCTAGTCAAACCCTTATGGTTGGAGATTCTCAAGTAGACATTGCTTTGGGGATATCGGCAAATGCCGCCGGGACGATCGCGGTTTGTCGTCACGGAAATCTGGAATTATCTCAAGCAAATATTCAAATTTCTAATCTTTCAGAAATTCAAACTTTGTCATCCTCAAATTAAAACTGTATTATGTAGCTTAATCTCGGATGTTGGGATCAACTCCAGCATCATCATAACATTTCATAGAGGGTTATACTGAATTGTCTCGCAACTACTTATTTACCTCCGAATCAGTCACAGAAGGTCATCCCGATAAAATTTGTGATCAAATTTCCGACACTATTTTAGATGCTTTATTATCCCAAGACCCTTTAAGTCGCGTTGCGGCAGAGGTGGTAGTAAATACCGGCTTAGTTTTAGTCACGGGAGAAATTACTACTAAAGCTCAGGTCAATTATGTAGATTTAGTCAGAGAAAAAATTGCTGAAATTGGCTATACTCATGCAGAAAATGGGTTCTCGGCTAATAGTTGTTCTATATTAATTGCTCTAGATGAACAATCCCCAGATATTTCTCAGGGAGTAACCTCTGCTCAAGAGCAACGGGAAAATATGAGCGATCATGAGCTAGATCAAATTGGGGCTGGCGATCAGGGAATTATGTTCGGGTTTGCTTGCAATGAAACTCCTGAATTGATGCCCATGCCCATTAGTTTGGCTCACCGTATGTCTCGTCGTTTGGCATTTGTACGTAAGCAAGGAAATTTAGACTATCTTCGTCCTGATGGTAAAACTCAGGTTTCGGTTCAATATGAAGATGGCAAACCTGTGGGAATTGACACTATTTTAATCTCTACTCAGCATACTGAAACCATCGGCGATCTATCTGAAGGTAGTTCTGTGCAGAAAAAAATCAAAGACGATCTCTGGTCAGCAGTAGTTCAACCAATATTTGCTGATTTAGAGTTAAAACCTGATGATAAAACACGTTTTCTCGTGAATCCTACAGGTAAGTTTGTAGTTGGTGGTCCTCAAGGTGATTCTGGTCTGACGGGTCGCAAAATTATTGTTGATACTTATGGTGGTTATTCACGTCATGGTGGTGGTGCTTTTTCTGGAAAAGATCCCACTAAAGTAGATCGTAGTGCCTCATATGCCTGCCGTTATGTTGCTAACAATATAGTAGCAGCTGGATTAGCAGATAAATGTGAAGTACAAGTTAGTTATGCCATTGGTGTGGCAAAACCAGTGAGTATTTTTGTAGAAACTTTTAACACTGCTAAGATTGCCGAAGAAAAGTTGTTAGAACTAGTTCAGCAATACTTTGAATTGCGTCCCGCGGGTATTATCCAGACTCTCAATCTAAGGAATTTACCTCAAGAAAGAAGCGGTCGTTTTTATCAGGATGTAGCTGCATACGGACACTTCGGCAGAACCGATTTAGATTTGCCTTGGGAAAAAACTGACAAAGCCCAACAGCTAAAAGAAGCTACATTATCAACTACTGCTGCTTAAGACTATCAGAGAATTAAGCATATTAATTATTGGTGGGAGTTTAGTAACACTAGACTCCTTTCTTATAAGTAACTGTTTAAAAAATCATCTAAGTTAAAGGTTAGGATTAAACCGCTTTTCGGTTAGCTATTAGCTCTTAGCCGTTAGCTTTGTTAAAACGTTTAAATTGAAAATTAATCTGTTTCTTGGGAGAATTAGGAAAATTAAATTTGCTAGAAGTATTGTGATATCTTATCTATTTTTTCTCGTTCAATTGTATCCAAGTTAAGTAGGTAAGCAGAATAATTTATAAACCCATACTATTAAGCTGTTTCTCTATTCCCTATTCCCTGTTCCCTATTCCCCTGCCGTAGGCATTTTATTATTTAATTACACCCACCTACTTAGTAATTTAATTGATTAATTTAAAGTAAAGATGATTTGACTTCTAAAACAAATTGAAATAAATAATTTACCAAATAGATAATAATCAGTGAATTTATGACTAATTTTAATATTCAGGCTAGATTTACCTGAATATTAATGATAATTTTTAAATCAGAAAAACTTAGATAATGCCAACTAATATATTGAGAAATATAGCAAATTATATTTCAATCTAGTTGCTCATCTTTTTTCTTGGATTATTAGTTTATAGCATTAACTATATATAAAATTTAAAATAGTAGAGTCATGAAAAAAGTTTTATTTGGTAGTTTTACATCTTTATTAGTTCTACTTGCTGCCCCAGGAATAGCAACTGAAGTAACCCCTTCCAATCTTGTGTTTCAAGGTTATCAGGGTCGCCTAGCTAGTGAAGGAATTCCTGGTTATGCCACTTTTCTACAAGCAGTTCATTTGGGTAAAATTGATGCCACGACATTAGTTGATGGTGCAATTTCTCAAGGAAAACTTGAGCCTAAAACTGCTCAGAATGAAAGCTATTTACGACAAGTTAAATCCTCCTTGTTTCTCCTTAGAGTTGGTGGGGGAAGTCGTTAATTTTAGAGTTGAATATAGCTCTTGAATAAAATCTGCAAGTTGGAGTAGATTCATTTGCTCAATTAGCAAGATTGTTATAGTGTTTATACTTATTGGTTCACCCTAAGGAAAGCAGCATTTTGGATAATTCTTGTTTTAACCAGTTTTCTCCTCTTGCAGCGATCGCAACTCATACCCAAGCAGCGCAAGTTCTTAAGCCTCTATCTCAAAACGCTGAGATTCAATTATGGTTGCCTTCCTCGGTAGAGCAGCAAGAAAATTCTCAACACTACGACAGTTCACTTAAACAACATCTAGAATCTATTTGGACAAAAAATCGAGCTTTGATCTTTTGTCTAGCTACAGGTGCAGTAGTGAGGTTGATTGCACCCCTGCTGCAAAATAAGTCGCAAGACCCTGCTGTAGTGGTAATTGATGCTCAAGGTGACTATGTAATTAGCCTTTGTAGTGGACATCAGGGTAAAGCTGATTTACTTGCTCAGTTAGTAGCTAGTCAAATTGGCGCAACCGCAATTATTACGGGAGCATCTCATAACTTATCATTACCTGCTATTGATGTTTTGGGATTTACTTATGGTTGGCGCAAAGGTTCGGGTGATTGGTTAGGAGTAATGTCAGCGATCGCTAGACAAGAATCTGTCCAGGTAATTCAAGAATCTGGTTCAACTTTATGGCAAGAACATCTACCTGAAAAACATCCATTTAATTTCAACTGTTCTGAATCGCAACGAACTTTAACCAAAAGTACTGCTGCTGAAAACCAGTTAACAAATGACTCTCAACTAAAAAATGTTAGTCCCCAAGCTCGAATTTGGATTAGCCATACGAAAAAAAAATTTGCACCTCGCTCAGATTTTCCTGAGGTACAATGGCATCCCAAAGTATTATGGATAGGGGTTGGTTGCGAACGAGGAACATCCAGACAGTTAATTGAGACAGCCATAGATGAAACTTGTAGAACTTATCATTTGTCTATTGAAGCGATCGCCGGAATTGCCAGTATCGATCTCAAAGCTGACGAAACAGGAATTCTGGAAGTATGTCGTCGCCGTAATTTAGCTTTTAAAACTTTTGATGCTAGCCAATTAAATCAAGTTGAAGTGCCCACTCCATCAAAAGTAGTTGCCCAAGAAGTTGGAACACCCAGTGTTGCGGAAGCTGCTGCCATTCTGGTAGGAGATATTTTACTAGTATCAAAACAAATATTTAAATCCGACAGTCAACCAGGAGCTGTGACAGTAGCAGTTTCCCAATCTAATCTAGAGTATATTGGTCGGACAGGTAAGTTATACTTGGTCGGTATCGGTCCTGGGAACTTAGGACAAATTACCCCTGCTGCCCAAACGGCTATTGTCCAAGCAGATGTTGTAATCGGTTACAGTCTATATACCGATCTAATCAAATCATTACATCGACCAGGACAAATAATTGAATCTTCCCCCATCACCCAAGAGCAACAAAGGGCTCAACGAGCCATAGAACTAGCCCAGTGGGGTTTAACTGTAGCAGTAGTTTCCTCTGGAGACTGTGGTATTTATGGGATGGCAGGCTTAGTATTAGAAGAATTACAGGCAACAGGATGGCAAGGTAAGACCCCCCAAGTACAAGTTTTTCCTGGTATCTCAGCCCTTCAATCAGCAGCTTCTCGAGTCGGTGCACCTTTAATGCATGACTTTTGCGCCATAAGTCTGAGTGATTTATTAACCTCTTGGGAGGTGATTGAAAAACGATTAACGGCAGCAGCCAGTGGCGATTTTATTACTGCTCTTTATAATCCGCGATCGCAAAAACGCCAGCAACAAATAATTATCGCTCAAGAAATATTTTCTCAGCATCGTCAGCCAGATACTCCAGTAGCGATCGTTCATGGAGCCTATCGCGAGGATGAACAAGTCATTCTCACTACTCTAGATAAAATGTTAGACCAGCCTATAGATATGTTAACTACGGTAATTATCGGCAACACTAACACCCGCAACTATGCCAATTGGATGATTACTCCTAGGGGATATTTTGACCAGAAAAACGATGCAGAATGAAATATTTATGTATGAATATGAGTTTTATTGGTCACTTCTTACAGAAATTAAGCAGTAGGAGCAAAATTGCGCATCGAATTAATTAAGCGTTCAAAATATGGTTCCAAGTCACTTTGTCGATCTGCTGGAAATTTTTGCAGACTAAAAAGTTTTAATTGTTCCAAACCTAAAACCATCGCGTCTAACGGAACTGCTAGTTCTTGATAAAGTTGTTCCATATAGCCTAAACCGCGATCGCTAGTATAATCTACTGACTGACCGCTAATGCCATAGCTAATACAGCGCATAAAATGCCAAAAGTCGCGCCAACAAGCCTCAGCTCGGCTCGGAGGATACAGACCTCCTCCAGGTTCAGTAATCTGCGGATTGGCAGCTAGAACCACTTCTCTTGCTTGGGAAACGATGTCCACAACATGATCTCGTAAAACTTTTCCCTGAGCCAAACC
This genomic window contains:
- the rnhA gene encoding ribonuclease HI, with the protein product MVSNSQLSHPKEEVIIYTDGACTGNPGAGGYGAVLIFGDRRQEISGGYQLTTNNRMEMMGAITALKSLEHKSKVKLHSDSKYIVDAIVKGWAKKWQANGWKRNKKEMAKNPDLWQQLLELCQIHDVEFVWVKGHAGIPENERCDRLAVSAAQQGNLATDQGYIS
- a CDS encoding DUF2854 domain-containing protein — its product is MLRKIPLAAVGLTVGGILTAVGFYAYAVGMNTLNLAGFFYGIPLLLGGLALKAAELKPVPYTTETTPEVEKLRSQATPTQEQLRKDVTRYRYGQEAHLDESLEKLGLSPSDADRPELVGIQEQSRDGAYTLLMEFDSPFFSLEQWQERREKIEKFFGPDIIAEITQPQKSKIDLALKSVISNQ
- the psbB gene encoding photosystem II chlorophyll-binding protein CP47; protein product: MGLPWYRVHTVVLNDPGRLISVHLMHTALVAGWAGSMALFELATFDPSDSVLNPMWRQGMFVLPFMARLGVDTSWGGWSVTGETGLNPGFWSFEGVAIAHIVLSGLLFLAAVWHWVYWDLDLFVDPRTGQTALDLPKMFGIHLFLSGLLCFGFGAFHLTGLWGPGMWVSDAFGVTGHVQPVAPEWGPSGFNPFNPGGVVAHHIAAGVVGIIAGLFHLSVRPPERLYKALRMGNIETVLSSSIAAVFFAAFVVTGTMWYGNATTPIELFGPTRYQWDSGYFKQEMERRVETSMDDGLTRSEAWSRIPEKLAFYDYVGNSPAKGGLFRTGAMDSGDGIAQEWLGHAVFTDSEGRELEARRMPNFFETFPVILTDADGVVRADIPFRRAESKLSVEQSGVNVSFYGGALDGQTFNDAPTVKKYARKAQLGEAFSFDTETLDSDGVFRTSPRGWFTFGHACFALLFFFGHIWHGSRTLYRDVFAGVDPELEEEQVEWGFYQKVGDKSTRSQQEA
- a CDS encoding photosystem II reaction center protein T; the protein is MEAVAYILVLTMALAVLFFAIAFREPPRIEK
- the nrdR gene encoding transcriptional regulator NrdR, with protein sequence MHCPNCQHTESRVLESRSTESGQSIRRRRECLNCKQRFTTYERIEFVPITVIKRDSSRESFDRSKLIRGIVRACEKTTVSYQKIETIVDDIEAKLQQNSGKEFHSRDIGELVLNNLRHENEVAYIRFASVYRKFQGIKDFIETLNLLQSENSQAQDLIWQDGENPTSSPQIIDCIS
- a CDS encoding 30S ribosomal protein S1, producing MVNQQANSTQDIGFTHEDFAALLDKYDYHFSPGDIVAGTVFSMEPRGALIDIGAKTAAYIPIQEMSINRVDNPSEVLQADETREFFILTDENEDGQLTLSIRRIEYMRAWERVRQLQQEDATVRSNVFATNRGGALVRIEGLRGFIPGSHISARETKEDLVGEDLPLKFLEVDEERNRLVLSHRRALVERKMNGLEVGQVVKGSVRGIKPYGAFIDIGGVSGLLHISEISHDHIDTPHSVFGVNDELKVMIIDLDAERGRISLSTKQLEPEPGDMLKNREIVFEKAEEMAEKYRQKLLAEAEGITLEEEIPSASEEPVVAEDAEETVVNETTDTEDVEETVDETTEETVDETTEETVDETTEETVDETTEETVDETTEETVDETTEETVAVDSTEDSEGEMVGAAAEE
- a CDS encoding HAD family hydrolase, translated to MSIAIACQDLKFEDISAIIFDKDGTLENSLVFWREVGIRRARIIDAQIPGVGEPLLMSFGIQDNALDPTGLLAVGSRQENEIAAAAYIAETGRSWFEAKQIAQEAFREVSESKYLIKNPESAPLFPEVRATLEFLASKGLKLGILSADSTEEVTNFVVNHQLEDYIKLNMGVDDEITKPDPRLFIEACQALEVSPSQTLMVGDSQVDIALGISANAAGTIAVCRHGNLELSQANIQISNLSEIQTLSSSN
- the metK gene encoding methionine adenosyltransferase — protein: MSRNYLFTSESVTEGHPDKICDQISDTILDALLSQDPLSRVAAEVVVNTGLVLVTGEITTKAQVNYVDLVREKIAEIGYTHAENGFSANSCSILIALDEQSPDISQGVTSAQEQRENMSDHELDQIGAGDQGIMFGFACNETPELMPMPISLAHRMSRRLAFVRKQGNLDYLRPDGKTQVSVQYEDGKPVGIDTILISTQHTETIGDLSEGSSVQKKIKDDLWSAVVQPIFADLELKPDDKTRFLVNPTGKFVVGGPQGDSGLTGRKIIVDTYGGYSRHGGGAFSGKDPTKVDRSASYACRYVANNIVAAGLADKCEVQVSYAIGVAKPVSIFVETFNTAKIAEEKLLELVQQYFELRPAGIIQTLNLRNLPQERSGRFYQDVAAYGHFGRTDLDLPWEKTDKAQQLKEATLSTTAA
- the cobJ gene encoding precorrin-3B C(17)-methyltransferase, whose translation is MDNSCFNQFSPLAAIATHTQAAQVLKPLSQNAEIQLWLPSSVEQQENSQHYDSSLKQHLESIWTKNRALIFCLATGAVVRLIAPLLQNKSQDPAVVVIDAQGDYVISLCSGHQGKADLLAQLVASQIGATAIITGASHNLSLPAIDVLGFTYGWRKGSGDWLGVMSAIARQESVQVIQESGSTLWQEHLPEKHPFNFNCSESQRTLTKSTAAENQLTNDSQLKNVSPQARIWISHTKKKFAPRSDFPEVQWHPKVLWIGVGCERGTSRQLIETAIDETCRTYHLSIEAIAGIASIDLKADETGILEVCRRRNLAFKTFDASQLNQVEVPTPSKVVAQEVGTPSVAEAAAILVGDILLVSKQIFKSDSQPGAVTVAVSQSNLEYIGRTGKLYLVGIGPGNLGQITPAAQTAIVQADVVIGYSLYTDLIKSLHRPGQIIESSPITQEQQRAQRAIELAQWGLTVAVVSSGDCGIYGMAGLVLEELQATGWQGKTPQVQVFPGISALQSAASRVGAPLMHDFCAISLSDLLTSWEVIEKRLTAAASGDFITALYNPRSQKRQQQIIIAQEIFSQHRQPDTPVAIVHGAYREDEQVILTTLDKMLDQPIDMLTTVIIGNTNTRNYANWMITPRGYFDQKNDAE